From the genome of Nicotiana tabacum cultivar K326 chromosome 2, ASM71507v2, whole genome shotgun sequence:
TATTCAAGTAAATTAAATCCAGATAGTACTTAGCTGTATCATTATTTACATTTTTGGCTTCACTAATGAATACATTCAACTATTACAAATTACAACATGGTGCACACTCAGCACAGTTAATACATATGGACTATGATAGCGAGTTTTATAGATGCAACTAAAATTTTGCTTCAAATTTTAAAAAGATAGTGCACTCTATTATGATTTAATTACTCAGATATGACCAAGTGAACctccaaagaaagaaaaagaattaaattcaTCAGCGAAAAGCGCCAAAAGGGTAAGTAATAaatggaataatttttttttttttgataaggtaaattgtattaatcaaaagggagagaactcccGTATACACGAAGTATACCAAAGacgtagagaatttacatcagaacatgattctctacaaaaaaacgcccaatcttctatacaagtaggggctaaatgagtgcaccaaaaagcgatcaaagataaaagactattcgtaagatgtgaaaaaggagactcaatctcctcaaaagctctcctatttctctaCCCCCATACTAGccacatgagagctaacggggCGAACTTCCACGCCTTCTGCTTTCTTCTTCTACGAAAACCGCCCCAGCTATGTAACATTTCCTTTACAgtgcttggcatcacccattgaacaccaaaaagattcaggATTTCCCTCCACAAAGCAGAGGACACAGGGCAATGCAACATAAGGTGATCAACTTCCTCCCctgagcttttgcacatgtagcaccaactaacaagtgtaattccCCTCTTTCGGAGATTTTCAACAGTCAAGATCACTCCCCTTGCcgctagccatgcaaaaaagcacacCTTCGTGGGCGCCCTAGGAATCCAGATCGAGGAGTATGGAAAAGTGGTCTCCTCTCTCACCAACATACTCTGGTAAAAGGACTTTACGGCGAACAAACCATCGCCACGCAAGCCCCATCTCCAAGAGTCACAGGATGGCTGAAGCCTGTCTTGCCCGTATAGCAGCGCCAACAAAATTTGGAGCTccgcaatctcccaatcttgcatgttcctcCTGAATGAGAGGTCCCATACTACCCCTTCATGCTCCTCGCGAATCTGTTGGACCATCAGTTCTttctggtttgaaactctgaagatgtgggggatggagaccctcagagtatcctctccacaccacctatgattccaaaagctgattCTCCTTCCATCTCCCACCCTGTAAGTGATGTTGCCACTGAATGCTTCCCAATTCTTCATGATGCTTCTCCACATGCCACACCCGAAAGGTGTTGTGATCGCCTTGGTCCTCCAACCCCCTCCCGTTGAGTCGTACTTTTCTACTATGACCTCCCTCCATAGAGCATGCTCTTCTACCTCGAATTTCCACAACCACTTTCCCATTAAAGCTCTGTTAAATACCCTAAGATCTTTCACTCCAAGTCCACCCCACTTCTTTGGGGAAGTGACTGTCTGCCAATTCACTAGATGAAACTTTCTAGTTCCATCCGCCGCATCCCACAGAAAGTTCCTTTGAAGTCGCTCCAGTTTTTCTGTGATGCTCACCGGTGCTTGCAACAGTGATAAGTAATAGGTGGGCATACTCGATAAAGTGCTTTTGATAACCACTTCCTTACCTCCTTTTGACAAATACCGTTTCTGCCACcctgctaatcttttttcaaccCGTTCGATCACTGAATTccaaaccgtagtatccttatatGAAGCGCCCAAAGGGAGGCCCAGGTAAGTAGTGGGAAGGGAGCCCACCTTGCATTTGAGAACACCAGATAAGGCATCAATATTAGTAACCTCACCTACCGGGAAAATCTCACACTTGCCGATTTTGATTTTGAGTCCTGATACTAACCGAAACCACTGCAGGACCTGCTGCAGGTAGGTCAACTGATTCATGTCGGCATCACAGAAAACCAGTGTGTCATCCTCAAAAAGCAAATGTGAGACTCTTCGAGCACTGAGCACCCCAATCGAAGCTGAGAATCCTCTCAAGAAACCTCCGCCCGCCGCACGATCCATCATTTTGCTCAGAGCATCCATCACTAGAATGAATAACATGAGGGATAGGGGGTCACCTTGCCTGAGACCCCTGGAGCTGCCAAAGAAACCACACGGGCTACCATTAACCAGGACAGAGAATGAATGGAATAAAATCTAAGATCCTCTTTGCATTTAGAAGTGAAACCTTCTTATTGACCATTATAAAGTTACTGCAGCGTGTATAATACAAGAGTAAGTTCAGTTGCTATTCTAGAAAAGTAATTACCACTCATTTAATATTTGGAGATTTGATTTAGTCACAGTAATCAACAGAGATCAAATGGATTTGCTTATGAAGAGAATCCAGCTGGAAAATAACTTTCAAAACGGAACATAAAAATCTATTGAAGTGATAATCGCGTTTTATGATTGTGAAACAGCAAAAAGAGATGTTGCATGTGGAATAATCTCTATAAGCCGACTAGAAAATGAGTTCAGGTTCTTTGATTATCATTTTACCAAGCGCAGGAATCAAACCTCAAAGAGTTGTGACGTATAACGTACTTCACCTTCTTTTCCTCTTCTCCTCTTTGCAGCAAATGGCGGTGCATCTGTCCTCCCCTTGATCCAGCACTAGATGCTCTGAGACTAAGATGTAGAGAGAAATTAACAAATGCAAAGAGTTATTAGTGAATTAACTACACTCTTGGTGGAAACTTCAGAGGAAATGAATGACAAAATCACAAAAAACACATGCATATGTCATATCTCATTATGGTGGCAACTTCATGAAGATGCAGGTATTTTTCAAACATATCCAATCATATAAGGgaggggaaaaaaaaaagatgacatGAGATAGGAGTTCACTTGTCTGTCAGCATCCAATTATTGAATTTCATCGTCCTATTTTTCCCCTTAATTGCATATTGCAGTACAGCGATAGAGATTGCTAGCAAAGAACAAACATGAAtttaaaacagaaagaaagatggatcaagGTAACATCATCAAGGACAAAAGACCGGGATTATATGATCAGCACCCCATGACAGCACAGTTATACACAAAGCTACCAGATCGCTTTCAGCCAAGCAAGTCCCATTGTATCGGCCCTTCACTTGGAACCCATGAATTCACTTCGATATATTCTGCACCTCCCTTGGGTCCACCAATTACAATTAGCCTGTTACCACATGCTCGAAAAGCCAAACCCCAACCATACATGGAAGCTGCTCTTTCGGGCAGCCGTCCTATGGTAACCCACGCTTTATTTTGCTTGTCATACTTCCTCACCTCCATGTCAGCATAATCAGCCGCGTACAGCTCATTGTGTACAACTGCCACCAAAGGAGGTGCATCAGATGTAGCAGGCATATCATTCCTAGCAGCGTTAGCTTGCACCGGAGACATGTTTGGGATTTCACGCCACGTTCCTTTTTCCAGATCATACTCCTCCCCACAAGTCAACCGCTTCGATTCGGCTCCTCCAATTCCTCCTATCACATAAAATTTTCCATCCATGAATACCCCTGAACACATCTTACGTGGCTTGTTCATGCTTGGTAAAGTCTTCCACGTTCCTGACTCCGAATTGTAAAGTTCAGCTGAGCTAAGAATATTGCCTCGTGAGTCACAGCCACCAGCTAGAATGCCAATCTCCCCAATGCTGGCAGAACCAAACAAACATCTCGGTACATTCATCCGCATCCCAGATGACCACGTGTTTGTCAATAAACTGTAACGATAAATGACAAGAGAAAAGATCTCCTTTCCAAACACAAGCAGCTCTGTGCCAACTGCCAACGACTCCTTGTCAGCCAACACGAAACACTCATCAGGAGTCATAGCTGGCAGATGCATCCAACGACCGCGACTAGGATCAAAAGCTTCCCATTCAACCAGTTGGCAGGAGAAATAAACCCAATGCTCAACCACACCATTTTCCCGCCGCAATTTGTAAAGTTCTCCGCTCCTAATCAATGAGCGAAAGCTACGATTCAAAGATGCTATGGCGCCATAATCCGACCGAGAGCAATGAATGAGACAACCGATGGAATTGTCACGGCCAATGGCATGAATAAGAGAGCTCGAATCAAAATTATCCCCAGCATGACATTTATTGCCAGCTTGCTCGTTCGGGGATGCTGAAGAGTTGCCCAAAGATAGAGCGACTTCCACTCTGTTGAAAGCATCAGACTTATTTGGCAACTTGCATTTCACAAGTTCACACTCCTGATAATTTACCAATGGCTCTTTGCCATTCATGCAAGCCACCCAGTTACTTTCTCTCTGACGAtcttttgaaaccaaacaagacTGATCTTCTAACATATCGTCCAGACTAAAACCAAAAGGATTTGATAAAGTGAAGGAAGTTGATTGCAATGAACTGAAAAAGACAACCTTTTTTGTATCTGGTGAATTCTACCTCTGTTGTTTTCCTTGATTTTCCTATTaatatagtttttttttctttttgtttttcggTATGTATTAGTATATAAGGGTAGTTATTCAATTTTTGTACTATTTGGTAGAAGAAGAATCGGGGCCTTCGGATTCTCTCTTCTGAAATTAAAGTAAGATTTGGCTGCACAAGgaggaaaaattaattaaatgcctAAGGAGGAAGTGCAAAAAGAGTAAGTAATGTAATCTAGGTAATCTGACGGTCTCGGTTCAAACTATgcactctctctttctctttttttcggtGGAGCAAATTCTTCTCTCGTTATTCTCTCAAGTGCCACAaggaagattatcaatattttcttGAAAGAAGAAGCTCTTCCTATacaaaatatttcttaaattgGGTAAGAACTTCTCTATCGTTTTCTTAAGGGGTGGAGTGGCGGGGTATTGTGCATGACACTCAAGTTACATTTCATGAATCAAAATCTGTTAAATTTTTACACTAATAAGCAGGCTTACATTTGTTTCACCACTAGGCAGTCAACACAAAGGTCTAACGTCTTCCAAAACGCTTGACGTTAGTTAGCACCTCTACATCGTTCCTAACAGTGTTGTTTATATTTTTCTAGTAAAATTAGTTGATTAGAATTCGAAAGTTCTTTGGTTCCCATGGATAGATTGACATGCATTCTCTTTCTATCATTTTAGGAATTGAATTCACAAAACAATGATATGGGAGGGAATTTTTTATTCACCTTTCTCGTAAATTATGTTTAAGTATTTACTTATATGCTACTTGTAGAATTATAAAGCATGAGAGCAAACCGTAATTGATGGAAGAGTAAATTCCAAAGATGCCTACCAAAATTTTGAGACCACCCGATATGCGACTGATAAGAGCATAGATGATGAGAGGATTTAGTAAATAGCACTGATATTAAACATTTTCTCTAGATAAGTAGAGCCTGTAATTTCTAGGTTTAAGCTTTCATGAAAAATACTTTTTAAGGGAAAACAGCTACCGTTGTAGGACTTGCAGGACacctccccccacccccaccccccaccccccacaaACCTTCCATTTAAGGGTTAACTACATAATAGCAAAACCAAAGACAACTAGCGGCAATTATAGCCTATAAAAGTAACTTTAGCTAACATGGAAGCGACATATGATACAGTCGCTTCCATTGCAGTTTTGAGTGTTCTAAGGGACCAGATAAAGCAGGCAAGATAAGGTTGTGCTTTTGGAGTAAAATTTGACCATTAGTACAAGTGCATAAATACCTAGAATTCTACCAATCCGGAGGGGTTTTTAATTGAAAGCTGAAGCATGCACTACTGAACTTGCTCAAAATGTCATGTTTGCGTGCATGAAAATCTTCACTAAATGTATAATTATGATGTTTGCTTCTTTACGGAAAAATCGAAATATAAACTTATAGATTCTTATAAAAATTAGCATTCTTTTAATTGCTTATGTTCTTGGACACACTTATAAACTAACAATACGAAAAATAGTCTAGCAGGCAAAAGTAAATGTTTGCTATTAAATAACAAATATCTGCAATGGCAGCCAATTACATTGTTGAAGAAATGTTTACTTTCAATTATGAGATTATGGTTTGTGGGAAATATGCTAGAATGTTTAATGATATAACTTTTGCAGCAAATTACAGTCTATCTAAGTGATTTTCACCTAAAACTTACATGGCATTTTAAGCAGCGACTTAAATGTATTTAATGCAAAACGTATGTATAAATTTCAACTTTGAAACAGTGTACAGTATTAGGTTATCAAATCATCGC
Proteins encoded in this window:
- the LOC107803303 gene encoding F-box/kelch-repeat protein SKIP11-like, translating into MLEDQSCLVSKDRQRESNWVACMNGKEPLVNYQECELVKCKLPNKSDAFNRVEVALSLGNSSASPNEQAGNKCHAGDNFDSSSLIHAIGRDNSIGCLIHCSRSDYGAIASLNRSFRSLIRSGELYKLRRENGVVEHWVYFSCQLVEWEAFDPSRGRWMHLPAMTPDECFVLADKESLAVGTELLVFGKEIFSLVIYRYSLLTNTWSSGMRMNVPRCLFGSASIGEIGILAGGCDSRGNILSSAELYNSESGTWKTLPSMNKPRKMCSGVFMDGKFYVIGGIGGAESKRLTCGEEYDLEKGTWREIPNMSPVQANAARNDMPATSDAPPLVAVVHNELYAADYADMEVRKYDKQNKAWVTIGRLPERAASMYGWGLAFRACGNRLIVIGGPKGGAEYIEVNSWVPSEGPIQWDLLG